GAAGTTGGAAAGGTTGATACCTTTTTGTCTGCCCTAAGTGCTAAACAACAAGAAATTATAAATTTACGTTCCGGTAATTTTATAGCTAGTATTGGGGATGGTACCCTTGCCTCTACAGGTGTGTCTTCGAGATCTCATTTTCTTTCTTCTGCCCCCAGCGGTTACTATGCGGTATTTTCTTTTGGCGCATATACACATAGGAATGGAATGAGCCAGTATGGAGCACTGGGTAGGGTGAAAAATGGAAAATCGGCAGAAGACGTTTTACGTTATTACTATCCGGGTGTAAATCTTACACAAGTAAACACTAATGTAACAATTATTGTTAATGGTAAAAATACATATGGTCAGGTTTTCAATAATGAGCCTTATCAATTAGAAGAATATTTAAAACATATATATGAAATGCCCGGTTCCTGGCCAAAAGAGGTTTTGAAAGCTCAAGCGATTGCAGCTAGAAGTTTCGCGTATGGAAAATCTACCATTTGTCCAGGCCAGTCTTGTCAGGAGTTTAAGCGTGAAGAAAATACTGACAATTGGAAAAACGCAGTCAAGGAGACTGAAGGAATAATAATGACGGGGGGGTCCGGTAGTTATCAATATTCTTCAACAACCGGAGGGTGGATGAATACGACTGGGTGGGATACAACAGATGGACAAGGTGGAACTAATTTTCTTGAGAAAACATACGAAACGCTTGGGGGGTCACCTTGGACATATTTAGCGTGGTATGTTGATATATTTGGAGAGTATGGGTCGAAAGGGGGTACTTGTGGAAAAAGCAATCCATGGTTAAGTCCTGAAGAAATGGCCGATATAGTTAATGCTCATCTGGTTTTGACTAAAGGAACAGGAGAAGAACAATCTAGAATTTCGCCAGTAACAACGGGTTGCTGGCCTGGTAACCCATACAGTATTTCAGAACTAAGAAGTGTTGCAAGTAAGTATGGTGGTATCGAAACCGCCACTACTTCACCATCTGTATTGCTAGGTAATGGAACGACTAATAGTGTTACTATAAACAGTATTCAGATGAGCGGGGCAGAATTCAAACGTGCATTTGCTTTAAGAGCGCCCGGATTTATACGTATTCCTCAAAAAGGATTTGCATTTTTCAATATTGAAAAGAAGTAATCTGGTATAATCTAAAATATATGCCTGAAGTATTTTCTGCACACAAACCAAAAACAGTGAATTATCCAAAACAAAATAGCTTATATAAAAATAAACCTAGTCATCACGCAAATCCATTATCTTCATTTGCAGAAATGCCTTCAAGAATTCATTTTGAAACACAAGATAATGAAGAGAAAATAGTTTTACTTTTAAGAAAGCATATTATAACTAACTTGGGCTGGATAGTTACAAGTATTATATTATTTTTAACACCATTTTTTGTTTCAGGCTTACCGTTGTTTGATAATATTCCAGATAACTTTATGTTTATCTTTATTTTAATTTGGTATTTAATCTCGAT
This bacterium DNA region includes the following protein-coding sequences:
- a CDS encoding SpoIID/LytB domain-containing protein — encoded protein: MNFKFLKYSLLLIFILFSLFVIYNLPSTTKAVSESDCLNKSVSELSQSEMDECINVILPRIAAAYAPAQEQNKANLAGLKKQIDSLNVRINSISKELVVKESNIQEREKDSSYAQKILNQKAVNQYITSRLYDPITALISSVNVIDVFKTIKITEMVAEEDRKTIEKYSEEINNLKNDKESLEKNKISLASLQKKVSGDAKFLEAEVGKVDTFLSALSAKQQEIINLRSGNFIASIGDGTLASTGVSSRSHFLSSAPSGYYAVFSFGAYTHRNGMSQYGALGRVKNGKSAEDVLRYYYPGVNLTQVNTNVTIIVNGKNTYGQVFNNEPYQLEEYLKHIYEMPGSWPKEVLKAQAIAARSFAYGKSTICPGQSCQEFKREENTDNWKNAVKETEGIIMTGGSGSYQYSSTTGGWMNTTGWDTTDGQGGTNFLEKTYETLGGSPWTYLAWYVDIFGEYGSKGGTCGKSNPWLSPEEMADIVNAHLVLTKGTGEEQSRISPVTTGCWPGNPYSISELRSVASKYGGIETATTSPSVLLGNGTTNSVTINSIQMSGAEFKRAFALRAPGFIRIPQKGFAFFNIEKK
- a CDS encoding PH domain-containing protein; this encodes MPEVFSAHKPKTVNYPKQNSLYKNKPSHHANPLSSFAEMPSRIHFETQDNEEKIVLLLRKHIITNLGWIVTSIILFLTPFFVSGLPLFDNIPDNFMFIFILIWYLISIAYTLESFLTWFFNVYIVTDERVIDIDFYNLIYKEVSDANIDKIQDVTYKMGGAIRTVFNYGDVLIQTASEVPNFEFEAVPKPDKVAKILQDLRIEEQQEAIEGRVR